The genome window CCCAGCAGTTCAAGCAGGTTAAGGTAGTGCGCCTGATATTCAAACTCGCGTAGCGCCATTTTAATGTCACTGTCGTGACGCGACTCCAGCTCAGTGGCTCGCTGGGTAAAAACTTCACGTAGCCAGCCGTCAACCCAGGTCAGGTCGAGGAAGTCGCCGAGTTCATAGTTTTGCCAGGCAAGGGCAAAACTCACGCCGTTATTGGCGTCAGAAGGAGTCAGGGCCAGCTGCGCCTGATCGCTGTCGTCCGCAGCAGTTTGGGTATCAAATGCCAGGATCACGCGATGGGTATGGCCTTCCACATCCGGTTTATCCAGCGCGGCAATCTGCATGCGCGCCCAGTTTTCCGGGCCGCCGATAAACTGGCGCGGCGGAGCGCAGCGCAGAACCGGTACAGGCAGCCAAATCCCGTTAAGCAGGTTCAGCGATTGCTCCTGAGTGGTGCTGCATTCTGGCTTCACCACCTCTGGCGCGGCGCCATCTTCCAGCGGCAGCAAAAAACGGCCGCTGGCGGCATCATGCGTAATGCGCAACAGCGGGCCGTTCGCCGTCTGGCGTACAAATTTACGCGGCTGGCTCTCCTGAACGGCAATCGCAAAATCAAGGAACTGAATACCGCTTTCGGCAATCAGGGTAATTTTCTGTTTAAAATCGGTGATGGGCGCCAGCATTCTTATTTACTCTCACGCTTGATCGTCATTGGAAATGCGGCATCGCTGCCAAACTGCGCTTCACACACGGCGGCGCCATCCCCTTGTTTACACACCAGCTGCGGCATTTTATAACGCGTACCGTTCGCGCACCGGGCGGTATAGCGGCTGTTGATAATCAGATTACCTGAGCTCATCAGGCCAGCGGTGGCTTCAGCTTTACAGCGGGTGCCGTTGCCCTGAACAAGAGTGGCGGAGCCTTTACCGTCGCGGAACTGATAACGCACGGTAGGCGCTTTGAAACCAGGCATATTGCGAAGCTGTAACGAAACGCGCCAGTTGCCGTCAAGGAATGCAACCGAACCGTTTCGTACTGCGTTGGTCGGCATCACCAGATCATCTTTGGCCGCCGGCGCGTTAACCGGCGCGGGATCCGGCAACACAGGGGGTTCCGGCTGCGCGGGCACCACTGCCGCATTGCTGAGCGGCAGGGTTTTATGCAGCGCAAGAGTTTGTGCCTGAGTGGCTGCCGGGATCACCACGCGCGGTTTGATCGCTGGCAGGCTCCCCGCTGTTTTGGCTGACTCGGCAGTGACAGGCTCCGGTTGTGCAGGCCAGAAGGTGAACGCCAGCGCAGCGGCGATAGCCAGCCCCAGCGGCGCGGCAACCCACAGCAGACGACGCGAACGCTTCGGCGTAGGTATCGGCTGCGGCTCGGCCGTGGGCTCGTCTTCCTCATGCAGTTCATTAATTGCCTGATAAGCACTAATGGAGGCGGCGGGGGCTACCGGTTGCGCCGCCGGTTCAGGTTCGGGTTCAGCTTTTGGCGGCAGCGGTAAGATCTCAGCCGCAGGTGCGCTAATCAAAGGGGCATCGGAGATCGGTTCAGGCTGAAGCGAACTGCGCAGGCAATCAAGC of Pantoea alhagi contains these proteins:
- a CDS encoding SrfA family protein; translated protein: MAKTFLRSGNLDAVLALGENGQPVYLSALQLRETLRLRKQQKLADCLAIPQTNERGDRLDWYAPFNGRVKSWLNASESERRQALAELESYQQTLTAISQRALSADKPALKLFGALLSKAFQFPDRQYVYLVNGRPVLTFWGFVDLDKRSHSDALDCLRSSLQPEPISDAPLISAPAAEILPLPPKAEPEPEPAAQPVAPAASISAYQAINELHEEDEPTAEPQPIPTPKRSRRLLWVAAPLGLAIAAALAFTFWPAQPEPVTAESAKTAGSLPAIKPRVVIPAATQAQTLALHKTLPLSNAAVVPAQPEPPVLPDPAPVNAPAAKDDLVMPTNAVRNGSVAFLDGNWRVSLQLRNMPGFKAPTVRYQFRDGKGSATLVQGNGTRCKAEATAGLMSSGNLIINSRYTARCANGTRYKMPQLVCKQGDGAAVCEAQFGSDAAFPMTIKRESK